In the genome of Mucisphaera calidilacus, one region contains:
- a CDS encoding DUF3341 domain-containing protein, translating to MAADATTTGPDLYGIIAEFKDMDTLMPAVRKCRDEGFEKWDVHAPFPIHGIDEEMGVKRTILPYFVLVAGLLGMSTGIILTVYTMAGPINTWLWVNLEAYPYLISGKPFNSFAAWIPPIFELTILFSAFTAVFAMLGLNGLPMLYHPLFKSQNFRRATADRFFICVEARDPRFDPETTSNFLRDLGAESLEIIEE from the coding sequence ATGGCTGCTGACGCGACGACGACCGGGCCTGACCTGTACGGCATCATCGCCGAGTTCAAGGACATGGACACGCTGATGCCGGCGGTGCGCAAGTGCCGCGACGAGGGTTTTGAGAAGTGGGACGTTCACGCGCCGTTCCCGATCCACGGGATCGACGAGGAGATGGGCGTGAAGCGGACCATCCTGCCTTACTTCGTGCTGGTGGCGGGGTTGCTGGGGATGTCGACGGGCATCATCCTGACCGTGTACACGATGGCCGGCCCGATCAACACGTGGCTGTGGGTGAACCTCGAGGCTTATCCGTACCTGATCTCGGGCAAGCCGTTCAACAGTTTCGCGGCGTGGATTCCGCCGATCTTCGAGCTGACGATTCTGTTCTCGGCGTTCACGGCGGTGTTCGCGATGCTGGGGTTGAACGGGCTGCCGATGCTCTATCACCCGCTGTTCAAGAGCCAGAACTTCCGTCGTGCGACGGCCGACCGGTTTTTCATCTGTGTGGAGGCGCGAGACCCGCGCTTCGATCCTGAGACGACGTCCAACTTCCTCCGCGACCTCGGTGCCGAGTCGCTGGAAATCATTGAAGAGTGA
- the nrfD gene encoding NrfD/PsrC family molybdoenzyme membrane anchor subunit → MSTINPSYITSVPSDNTYDDPAERPPLITGANDFTSVTDKVVDIALGKPNPIWWAAFLTASFFALLFFIQIGILFVTGVGIWGNNQPVSWGFPIINFVFWVGIGHAGTLISAILFLFRQNWRTSINRFAEAMTIFAVVCAGIFPLIHVGRPWLAFWLFPYPNQMAMWPQFRSPLLWDVFAVSTYFSVSLAFWYVGMVPDLATIRDRAKNRLTQMFYGVLALGWNGSSRHWQRFERMYLLLAALATPLVLSVHSVVSFDFAISQLPGWHTTIFPPYFVAGAIYGGFAMVLTLAVPSRAIFGIQDIITPRHIDLMCKVMLGTGLIVTFAYTVEFFVAAYSNHHFEQFLFLNRPFGPYKWIGFWCMFTLNCVIPQILWYKPCRQNLWTVMLAAMSVNAGMWFERYVIVVTSLHRDFLPSSWDDFQPTFYDFSMFACSFGLFFSLFLIFLKVLPIVAIAEVKSVMPQAHEGHGHDHGHDEKGGA, encoded by the coding sequence ATGTCGACGATTAACCCTTCCTACATCACGAGTGTCCCGTCGGACAACACCTACGACGACCCGGCCGAGCGTCCGCCGCTGATCACCGGCGCGAACGACTTCACGTCGGTGACCGACAAGGTGGTGGATATCGCGTTGGGCAAGCCGAACCCGATCTGGTGGGCGGCGTTCCTGACGGCGAGCTTCTTCGCGTTGCTGTTCTTCATCCAGATCGGCATTCTGTTCGTGACGGGCGTGGGCATCTGGGGCAACAACCAGCCGGTCTCGTGGGGCTTCCCGATCATCAACTTCGTGTTCTGGGTCGGCATCGGCCACGCGGGGACGCTGATCTCGGCGATTCTATTCTTGTTCCGTCAGAACTGGCGCACGTCGATCAACCGTTTCGCGGAGGCGATGACGATCTTCGCGGTGGTCTGTGCGGGCATCTTCCCGCTGATCCACGTCGGCCGGCCCTGGCTGGCGTTCTGGCTGTTCCCGTATCCGAACCAGATGGCGATGTGGCCTCAGTTCCGCTCGCCGCTGCTCTGGGACGTCTTTGCGGTTTCGACGTACTTCAGCGTGTCGCTGGCCTTCTGGTACGTCGGCATGGTGCCGGACCTGGCGACGATCCGTGACCGGGCGAAGAACCGGCTGACGCAGATGTTTTATGGCGTGCTGGCGCTGGGCTGGAACGGCTCGAGCCGTCACTGGCAGCGTTTCGAGCGGATGTATCTGCTGCTGGCGGCGCTGGCGACGCCACTGGTGCTCTCGGTGCACTCGGTGGTTTCGTTCGACTTCGCGATCTCGCAGCTGCCGGGCTGGCACACGACGATCTTCCCGCCTTACTTCGTCGCGGGTGCGATCTACGGCGGCTTCGCGATGGTGCTGACGCTGGCGGTCCCGAGCCGTGCGATCTTCGGGATCCAGGACATCATCACGCCTCGGCACATCGACCTGATGTGCAAGGTGATGCTGGGCACGGGTCTGATCGTGACGTTCGCCTACACGGTGGAGTTCTTCGTCGCGGCCTATTCGAACCACCACTTCGAGCAGTTCCTGTTCCTGAACCGGCCGTTCGGTCCTTACAAGTGGATCGGGTTCTGGTGCATGTTCACGCTCAACTGCGTGATCCCGCAGATCCTCTGGTACAAGCCGTGCCGCCAGAACCTCTGGACGGTGATGCTGGCGGCGATGTCGGTGAACGCGGGCATGTGGTTCGAGCGTTACGTCATCGTGGTGACGTCGCTGCACCGCGACTTCCTGCCCTCGAGCTGGGACGACTTCCAGCCGACGTTCTACGACTTCAGCATGTTCGCCTGCTCGTTCGGGCTGTTCTTCAGCCTGTTCCTGATCTTCCTGAAGGTGCTGCCGATCGTGGCGATCGCGGAGGTCAAGTCCGTGATGCCTCAGGCGCACGAGGGTCACGGTCATGATCATGGTCACGACGAGAAGGGGGGTGCCTGA
- a CDS encoding TAT-variant-translocated molybdopterin oxidoreductase gives MPSLDPQVDARDQGMTYWRSLAEYADSDAFRAQVAEEFPGYDPEELRSMSRRGFLRLAGASMALAGLTLSGCRRWPQEYVVPYASRPNGSTPGVPEYFASMIDRQGVARPTLVTSMDGRPTKVDGNPDHAMSLGAADVQTQASTLEMYDPERSRSVLRRDGGEFQVASWEAFDRYAGTSFGPLKGAAGSGIAFLSEATGSPTLLSMRARAIAAYPGATWHTWESTNRDHAIEGLRSAFGEAVRPQYDLSRADVIACFECDLLSDHPGQASNARGWAAGRRRADKDVSGSMSRMYVAESTFTPTGLAADERLPVQVSKQLAILRALAARIGLAGVTESGSLNGSSAWVEALAADLLAHHGRSLVVVGDVLPPEAHHLAALINEKLQCVGATVSYIREPAADQYPCGASIASLAERIESGEVRKLVILGGNPVYDAPASLGFAELLGRVDETVHLSLYVNETSRACLWHLPMAHALECWGDGTAWDGTATVQQPLIEPLYGGKSAIEVLALLLRERPLAGYDLVRRTWTELLSTGEFEKAWRASVHRGFLDQPAQPVSVRVSGEVSSSETKPAPSLEIVIKPSPSLGDGRMANNGWLQELPDSSTKVCWDNPALMHPADARELGVAADGDLVTITAGGASVTIPVFRKQGQARGSVTLYQGYGRTAAGRVGDGVGVDVNPLRAAGDFSAAQVALAGGQHKLAMTSQHHVIGLDDVGKYGLKKRVGDPKDPEDAPYIVKSAPLERYERDPKFVDRSVHGDLRVQLWSPPPIVDDHTTKEATKPKREGGPDAFNDPHAWGMSIDMNTCIGCNACVIACQSENNIPVVGAQQVDMSREMHWLRLDTYYKGDPEGSPEAVVMPMMCTHCENAPCEQVCPVAATVHDTEGLNTMVYNRCIGTRYCSNNCPYKVRRFNYFDYHAKDPRGAAMPWLDIPDNQQAKTIDPIKKMLFNPAVTVRMRGIMEKCTYCTQRIAAAKIKADNEYQQNKRSSPLVQDGEIATACQMACPTEAIVFGNLNDGEARVSKIQANPRAYEVLRELNTRPRTRHLARITNPNPKLAKSAKGKDKQAEHEGAGHG, from the coding sequence GTGCCATCGCTAGACCCCCAGGTTGACGCCCGCGATCAGGGCATGACGTATTGGCGTTCGCTGGCCGAGTACGCGGACTCGGACGCGTTCCGGGCGCAGGTCGCCGAGGAATTCCCCGGTTACGACCCGGAGGAGCTGCGTTCGATGTCGCGTCGCGGTTTTCTGCGTCTGGCGGGTGCCTCGATGGCGCTGGCGGGCCTGACGCTTTCGGGCTGCCGTCGCTGGCCTCAGGAGTACGTGGTGCCTTACGCGTCGCGTCCGAACGGCTCGACGCCTGGCGTTCCGGAGTATTTCGCCTCGATGATCGATCGCCAGGGCGTGGCTCGTCCGACGCTGGTGACGAGCATGGACGGCCGTCCGACCAAGGTTGACGGCAACCCGGATCACGCGATGAGCCTGGGTGCCGCGGACGTTCAGACGCAGGCCTCGACGCTGGAGATGTACGACCCCGAGCGTTCGCGTTCGGTGCTCAGGCGGGACGGCGGCGAGTTCCAGGTGGCGAGCTGGGAGGCGTTTGACCGCTACGCGGGCACGTCGTTCGGTCCGCTCAAGGGCGCGGCCGGCTCGGGTATCGCGTTTCTCAGTGAGGCGACAGGCAGCCCGACGCTGTTGTCGATGCGGGCGCGTGCGATCGCTGCTTACCCCGGCGCGACATGGCACACGTGGGAGTCCACGAATCGTGATCACGCGATCGAGGGTCTGCGGTCGGCGTTTGGCGAGGCGGTTCGTCCGCAGTACGACCTGTCGCGTGCCGACGTGATCGCCTGCTTCGAGTGCGACCTGCTGTCGGACCATCCCGGTCAGGCGAGCAACGCCAGGGGCTGGGCGGCGGGCCGTCGTCGTGCGGACAAGGACGTGTCGGGTTCGATGAGCCGGATGTACGTGGCCGAGTCGACGTTTACGCCGACCGGTCTCGCGGCGGACGAGCGTCTGCCGGTGCAGGTCTCGAAGCAGCTCGCGATACTGCGGGCGCTGGCGGCGCGCATCGGTCTGGCGGGCGTGACCGAATCGGGCTCGCTCAACGGTTCGTCGGCGTGGGTTGAGGCGTTGGCGGCGGACCTGCTGGCGCATCACGGCCGGTCGCTGGTGGTCGTCGGCGACGTGCTGCCTCCCGAGGCGCATCACCTGGCGGCGCTGATCAACGAGAAGCTTCAGTGTGTGGGCGCGACGGTTTCGTACATCCGAGAGCCGGCGGCGGATCAGTATCCGTGTGGCGCGAGCATCGCGTCGCTCGCCGAGCGTATCGAGTCGGGCGAGGTGCGGAAGCTGGTGATTCTCGGCGGTAACCCTGTGTATGACGCACCGGCGTCGCTGGGCTTCGCCGAGTTGCTGGGCAGGGTGGACGAGACGGTTCATCTGAGCCTGTATGTCAACGAGACGAGTCGCGCATGCCTCTGGCACCTGCCGATGGCGCACGCGTTGGAGTGCTGGGGCGACGGCACGGCGTGGGACGGGACGGCGACGGTTCAGCAGCCTTTGATCGAGCCGCTTTATGGCGGCAAGTCGGCGATCGAGGTGCTGGCGCTGCTGCTTCGTGAGCGGCCGCTGGCCGGTTATGACCTTGTGCGTCGGACGTGGACCGAGCTGCTCTCGACGGGTGAGTTCGAGAAGGCGTGGCGTGCTTCGGTGCACCGCGGCTTCCTGGATCAGCCGGCTCAGCCGGTGTCGGTGCGTGTGTCGGGTGAGGTGTCGTCGAGTGAGACGAAGCCGGCCCCGTCGCTGGAGATCGTCATCAAGCCGAGCCCGTCGCTGGGCGACGGCCGGATGGCGAACAACGGCTGGCTGCAGGAGTTGCCCGACAGCTCGACCAAGGTCTGCTGGGACAACCCGGCCCTGATGCACCCGGCGGACGCTCGTGAGCTGGGCGTGGCGGCGGACGGTGACCTGGTGACGATCACGGCGGGCGGTGCCTCGGTGACGATTCCGGTCTTCCGCAAGCAGGGTCAGGCCCGCGGGTCGGTGACGCTTTACCAGGGCTACGGCCGGACGGCGGCGGGGCGTGTCGGTGATGGCGTGGGCGTGGACGTCAACCCGCTGCGTGCCGCCGGCGATTTCTCGGCGGCGCAGGTCGCGTTGGCGGGCGGCCAGCACAAGCTGGCGATGACGTCGCAGCACCACGTGATCGGGCTGGACGACGTCGGCAAGTATGGCTTGAAGAAGCGTGTGGGCGATCCGAAGGATCCGGAGGATGCCCCGTACATCGTTAAGAGTGCGCCGCTTGAGCGTTACGAGCGTGATCCGAAGTTTGTGGACCGCAGCGTGCATGGCGACCTGCGTGTGCAGCTCTGGAGCCCGCCGCCGATCGTCGATGATCACACGACCAAGGAGGCGACCAAGCCCAAGCGTGAGGGCGGTCCGGACGCGTTCAACGACCCGCACGCGTGGGGCATGTCGATCGACATGAACACGTGCATCGGCTGCAACGCCTGCGTGATCGCGTGTCAGTCGGAGAACAACATCCCGGTGGTCGGTGCGCAGCAGGTGGACATGAGCCGCGAGATGCACTGGCTGCGTCTGGACACCTACTACAAGGGTGATCCCGAGGGTTCGCCCGAGGCGGTGGTGATGCCGATGATGTGCACCCACTGCGAGAACGCGCCGTGCGAGCAGGTGTGTCCGGTGGCGGCGACGGTGCACGACACCGAGGGGTTGAACACGATGGTGTACAACCGCTGCATCGGCACGCGTTACTGCTCGAACAACTGCCCGTACAAGGTTCGTCGGTTCAACTACTTCGATTACCACGCGAAGGACCCGCGTGGTGCGGCGATGCCCTGGCTGGACATCCCCGACAACCAGCAGGCCAAGACGATCGATCCGATCAAGAAGATGCTGTTCAACCCGGCGGTGACGGTGCGGATGCGTGGCATCATGGAGAAGTGCACCTACTGCACGCAGCGGATCGCGGCGGCGAAGATCAAGGCGGACAACGAGTACCAGCAGAACAAGCGTTCGAGCCCGCTGGTGCAGGACGGCGAGATCGCCACGGCGTGCCAGATGGCGTGCCCGACGGAGGCGATTGTCTTCGGCAACCTGAATGATGGCGAGGCCCGTGTCTCGAAGATTCAGGCCAACCCCCGTGCCTACGAGGTGCTGCGGGAGCTCAACACGCGTCCCCGGACCCGGCACCTGGCGCGGATCACGAACCCGAACCCGAAGCTGGCGAAGTCGGCGAAGGGCAAGGACAAGCAAGCGGAGCACGAGGGGGCCGGCCACGGCTGA
- a CDS encoding cytochrome c3 family protein, giving the protein MSDSSDQPYVFPSWANYLLPVVLLMIVGAGMYVPATTYLTLSAGTLNPGYRPEQPVPYSHELHAGELGMDCTYCHTTVEDAAFAAIPPTQTCINCHNPETDAAGLRKNSDKLQPVYESYRTGKPVKWVKVHDLADYSYFNHSAHVNKGVGCYSCHGRVDKMGEEGVYQVENLSMGWCIECHREPEKHLRPLDQVTSMTYHLELPKVGDETDEEAQLRIGLELKEKYNIHSIAYMTSCSTCHR; this is encoded by the coding sequence ATGAGTGATTCAAGTGACCAGCCTTATGTGTTCCCCTCGTGGGCGAATTATCTGTTGCCCGTGGTGCTGCTGATGATCGTGGGAGCGGGGATGTATGTCCCCGCGACGACGTATCTGACGCTGAGCGCGGGCACGCTGAACCCGGGTTATCGCCCGGAGCAGCCGGTGCCTTACAGCCACGAGCTGCACGCGGGTGAGTTGGGCATGGACTGCACCTACTGCCACACGACGGTGGAGGACGCGGCGTTCGCGGCGATCCCGCCGACGCAGACGTGCATCAACTGTCACAACCCCGAGACGGACGCGGCGGGCCTTCGTAAGAACAGCGACAAGCTGCAGCCGGTGTACGAGAGTTACCGCACGGGCAAGCCGGTGAAGTGGGTCAAGGTGCACGACCTCGCGGACTATTCCTACTTCAACCACTCGGCGCACGTGAACAAGGGCGTGGGCTGTTACTCGTGCCACGGCCGGGTCGACAAGATGGGTGAAGAGGGCGTGTATCAGGTCGAGAACCTGAGCATGGGCTGGTGCATCGAGTGTCACCGCGAGCCGGAGAAGCACCTGCGTCCGCTGGATCAGGTGACGTCGATGACGTACCACCTCGAGCTGCCGAAGGTTGGTGACGAGACGGACGAAGAGGCTCAGCTGCGTATCGGTCTTGAGCTGAAAGAGAAGTACAACATCCACTCCATTGCCTACATGACGAGTTGTTCAACGTGCCATCGCTAG